From a region of the Cutaneotrichosporon cavernicola HIS019 DNA, chromosome: 7a genome:
- a CDS encoding uncharacterized protein (Aminotransferase class I and II), giving the protein MTADTRPKAVDLTHHLSLLARSRVPSPLKDIIRFMEVKGIISFAGGLPTPDFFPMHSLSASVYPANTVLDPENPSPPAESVEISIPRNAPAPAYDIVRGLQYVGGRGLTELETPLRELTEKLWPPAYSDWDVLLNNGSTDGWIKILTLLIESGDHIICDSQIYPSAQAGFVPMGVKSFPIPSDSEGMCPEALAKGLAEWDESRGRRPRVMYSVPVGQNPLGTTMGALRRKAIYDVCVKYDVIIIEDDPYCMLQFPAYVVGQQSTPPAAKADIDDFLSHMSSSFLTIDTQGRVIRMDTFSKTLFPGARLGWFTCNAMFTERLVRGTEVQTQGPSAFSEIITGELLNKWGVDGFIEWNVNLCEQYRVRRDWMLDALAEAFDLVPAEQAGVPGAIGLVAFPKGKGGPAILSFVPPIGGMFIWCKAHYNTHAAWAGFEADKPDQERVRAFEEKFWIRLVEALVLVTPGWYFTPWEGGSHSLHEEGSGNFRLAYSFEPKHNVDEGIRRMADLMTKEWTGEVDISGKL; this is encoded by the exons ATGACCGCCGACACCCGCCCCAAGGCCGTGGACCTTACCCACCACCTCTCGCTGCTCGCCAGGTCGCGCGTGCCGTCCCCGCTCAAGGACATTATCCGGTTCATGGAAGTCAAGGGGATCATCAGCTTTGCTGGTGGTCTTCCTACCCCCGACTTTTTCCCAATGCACTCGCTCAGTGCCAGCGTGTACCCCGCCAACACTGTTTTGGACCCCGAGAACCCGTCTCCGCCGGCTGAGAGCGTGGAGATTTCTATCCCCCGTAACGCGCCCGCCCCAGCTTACGACATCGTTCGTGGCCTCCAGTACGTCGGTGGTCGCGGGCTCACAGAGCTCGAGACCCCGCTCCGCGAGCTCACGGAGAAGCTCTGGCCGCCGGCCTACTCGGACTGGgacgtcctcctcaacaacgGCAGCACGGACGGGTGGATCAAGATCTTGACTCTGCTCATTGAGAGCGGCGACCACATTATTTGCGACTCGCAGATTTACCCGTCGGCGCAGGCGGGTTTCGTGCCTATGGGCGTCAAGTCGTTCCCTATTCccagcgacagcgagggCATGTGCCCCGAGGCATTGGCAAAGGGACTCGCCGAGTGGGACGAGAGCCGGGGCCGTAGGCCTCGGGTCATGTACTCTGTTCCTGTTGGCCAGAACCCACTTGGCACGACCATGGGTGCCTTGCGCCGCAAGGCGATCTACGACGTTTGTGTCAAGTATG acgtcatcatcatcgaggacgacccGTACTGCATGCTCCAGTTCCCCGCCTACGTTGTGGGCCAGCAGTCGACCCCACCCGcagccaaggccgacaTTGACGATTTCCTCTCGCACATGAGCAGCTCGTTCCTCACCATTGACACGCAGGGCCGCGTGATCCGTATGGACACGTTCAGCAAGACGCTCTTCCCCGGTGCGCGCCTTGGGTGGTTCACCTGCAACGCCATGTTCACGGAGCGCCTGGTCCGCGGTACAGAGGTGCAGACGCAGGGACCGAGCGCGTTCTCTGAGATCATCACCGGCGAGCTGCTGAACAAGTGGGGAGTCGACGGCTTCATCGAGTGGAACGTCAACCTGTGCGAGCAGTACCGCGTGCGTCGTGACTGGATGCTCGACGCGTTGGCCGAGGCATTCGACCTTGTTCCGGCAGAGCAGGCTGGGGTTCCTGGGGCAATTGGACTGGTTGCCTTTCCCAAGGGCAAAGGAGGGCCTGCAATCCTCTCCTTTGTTCCGCCCATTGGAGGCATGTTCATTTGGTGCAAGGCGCACTACAACACGCATGCGGCGTGGGCTGGGTTCGAGGCTGACAAGCCGGACCAGGAGCGGGTGCGAGCGTTTGAGGAGAAGTTCTGGAttcgcctcgtcgaggcgctcgtcctcgtcaccccCGGTTGGTACTTTACCCcatgggagggaggaagcCACAGCCTGCACGAGGAGGGGTCGGGCAACTTCCGCCTGGCGTACTCTTTCGAGCCAAAGCACAACGTTGACGAGGGCATTCGGCGCATGGCGGACCTCATGACCAAGGAGTGGACTGGCGAGGTGGACATTAGTGGGAAGCTTTAA